GTTTTTTCACTGGGGCGGCGACCGGGGAATCAACGCCCGCCTCCAGCGGCTCGGCCTGCATGCCGAGGGATTTGATCGCGTCGATGATCGGCGTGGTGTCTGCCAGGTTGTGGGTCACGCCGAGCACGCGGTTGATCAGGTTGAATTCCAGCTGCTGGATCCCGGCCAGTTTGCCGAGTTTGTTCTGGATCAGCGTCTGCTCGGTCGGGCAGTCCATCGCCTCGATGCGGAAGCTGCTCAACCGGGCGTCGGCGCTTTTCGCCTCGCTCAGTTGCACCAGCGCTGGCGCAGCGGCTTTCGACGAGCAGCAGGAATCGCCGCCGTGGGCATGTTTATGCACAGGCTGCAATTTATGACTGTGATCGTGCCCGTCGCCCGGTTTGTGGGTGTGAGGGTGGGTGTGCTGGGAATCGCTCATTGGTCGCGTCCATGAAGGTGCCTGTTGCCAAGTAAAGACCCTGTAGCCACTATAGGGTCAAGCACCCTTTTGGAGATTGCCGTCATGAAGATCGGAGAACTGGCGAAACAGACCGATTGCGCCGTGGAAACCATCCGCTACTACGAGCGCGAAAACCTGCTGCCGGAGCCGGCTCGCAGCGACGGCAACTACCGCGTCTATACCCAGGCCCACGCCGAACGCCTGACGTTCATCCGCAACTGCCGCACCCTCGACATGACTCTCGAAGAAATCCGCAGCCTGCTCGCCTTGCGCGACAGCCCGCAGGATCAGTGCGAAAGCGTGAATGCGCTGATCGACGAGCACATCCAGCACGTCAAGGCGCGGATCGATGGGTTGTTGGCGTTGCAGACGCAACTGCTCGACCTGCGTCAGCGTTGTGGCGAAGGGCCGGAAGCGGATCAGTGCGGGATTCTGCAGCGGCTGGAAGTCAGTGGCGGGGTTGTGGCGACGGAGGTCGAGCATTCGCATGTGGGCCGTAGTCACGGCCACTGACAACACCACAAAACATTGTGGGAGCTGGCTTGCCAGCGATAGCGGTTTTACAGACACATCAATGTTGAATGTGCTGCCGTCATCGCTGGCAAGCCAGCTCCCACAGGTTCAATCGCAGTCTGTCAGACCGCCATCGGCGCAGTCATCGGCGCATGGTGCTCGTAGCCTTCCAGCGAGAAGTCGCCTGGCTCTACCAGCTCCAGCCATTCCGGCTGATAAACACCCGTCTTAGCAAACTCCGGCACGCGATCCGAAATCTTCAGCTTCGGCATGGCGAACGGCTCGCGCTTGAGCTGTTCGTTGAGCATGTCGAGGTGGTTTTCGTAGACGTGGGCGTCACCGATGAAATAGGTGAACCAGCGGGGCGTGTAGCCGGTCAGGCGACCGATCAGGCTCAGCAGCGCAGCGCCTTCGGTGAGGTTGAAGGGCGTGCCCAGACCCAGGTCGTTGGAGCGGATGTAGAGGGTCAGAGAAATCTCTTTGGTCTCGACATTCGGGTGGAACTGATACAGCAGATGGCACGGCGGCAAAGCCATTTCATCGAGCTGGGCGCAGTTCCAGCCGTGGAACAGGATGCGGCGGCTGCCCGGGTCCTTGATGATCGTGTCGACGCACTGGCGCACCTGATCGATGGCTTTGTACAAGACCACGTAGGCTTGGCCGTCTTCTTCGCCCTGGGCAATCTGCTTGTAGCCGTTGCTCAAGGTTTGTTCGATGGCGGCGGTGTTGCTCAACGGGATCTGCTTGTACGCCGGCCATTTGCGCCATTGCACGCCGTAGATTTCGCCGAGGTCGTCTTCGCCCTGGCGGAACGGGTTGGCCAGCCACTGGGCGTTTTCGTTGGCGTTCTGATCCCAGACCTTGCAGCCCAGCGCACGGAATTCTGCGGCGTTGTTCACGCCACGCAGAAAGCCGCACATCTCGCCGATGGCCGATTTGAAGGCCATCTTGCGGGTGGTGATCGCCGGGAAACCTTCCTGCAGGTCGAAGCGCAGCATGGCGCCCGGAAAGCTGATGGTGTTCACGCCGGTACGGTTGGCCTGTTTGGTGCCGTTGTTGATGACGTGCGACACCAGATCGAGATATTGCTTCATGAGTTACCTGTGTCCTTGAGCCCCGGCCAACCGCGCCGGGGTTCGAATATTTAAGCCGTCGGTGCAACCGGCGCCGCCGGGGCACGACGGTAGGCCAGCCAGATCAGGAACAGCCCGCCGATGATCATCGGTACACACAGTACCTGACCCATGGTCAGCCAGTTCCAGGCCAGATAGCCCAGTTGCGCGTCCGGCACGCGGACGAATTCGACGATGAAACGGAAGATGCCATAGAACAGCGCGAACATGCCCGAGACCGCCATGGTTGGTCGCGGCTTGCGCGAGAACAGCCAAAGGATCAGGAACAGCGCCACGCCTTCCAGGGCGAACTGATACAGCTGCGACGGGTGACGCGGCAGTTGCGCCGGGTCGCTGAACGGCGGGAACACCATGGCCCATGGCACGTCGGTGGCCTTGCCCCACAGCTCGGCGTTGATGAAGT
The sequence above is a segment of the Pseudomonas sp. HS6 genome. Coding sequences within it:
- the cadR gene encoding Cd(II)/Pb(II)-responsive transcriptional regulator yields the protein MKIGELAKQTDCAVETIRYYERENLLPEPARSDGNYRVYTQAHAERLTFIRNCRTLDMTLEEIRSLLALRDSPQDQCESVNALIDEHIQHVKARIDGLLALQTQLLDLRQRCGEGPEADQCGILQRLEVSGGVVATEVEHSHVGRSHGH
- a CDS encoding thymidylate synthase, whose translation is MKQYLDLVSHVINNGTKQANRTGVNTISFPGAMLRFDLQEGFPAITTRKMAFKSAIGEMCGFLRGVNNAAEFRALGCKVWDQNANENAQWLANPFRQGEDDLGEIYGVQWRKWPAYKQIPLSNTAAIEQTLSNGYKQIAQGEEDGQAYVVLYKAIDQVRQCVDTIIKDPGSRRILFHGWNCAQLDEMALPPCHLLYQFHPNVETKEISLTLYIRSNDLGLGTPFNLTEGAALLSLIGRLTGYTPRWFTYFIGDAHVYENHLDMLNEQLKREPFAMPKLKISDRVPEFAKTGVYQPEWLELVEPGDFSLEGYEHHAPMTAPMAV